A region from the Inhella inkyongensis genome encodes:
- a CDS encoding ATP-binding protein, producing the protein MKRLVGSGSGSGWVWRVGRALAVAGLGLMLGLGQMQAQPASAPPVQPGAESERVLVVGSEIDYPPFALGQVDGVPDGFTVELWRAVAEQMGLRYRFRVRPFDELLGEFRAGKVDVMINLAQSQKREQFATFTAPHVVSYGAVFARKGQLRFDSEEQLKSREIIVINADLPHDHALAQGYQRLTTVRDVAEGMRLLASGKHDGMLVSRLVGLQALKLGNIQGIEAVGPPIKGVVQRFAFAVRIGDAELLAQLNEGLALAHTNQTRARLYEKWFGDIDPRTLTLRERLSVWLPAALAVALAVAAVFYQRRVMRRAAASAALLQEREQRLAQAQRIAHLGNWTWAVEGGALQASDELTRILGQDLGWAPKGLEGLLEATAPADRPALEVALQQVREGDGLVMLEHRVLRPDGAQRYVQHRLQAERSAQMQLLRLQGTVLDVTDRHLAESLVRGQRRALELVVGDAPLGDVLSAVVEGLEAQMPGAMGGVLLVDAEGEVLTGGPAPNLPPAYREGLEGLRIGPRSGSCGTACHRREPVIVEDIAVDPLWSDFRDFAAKYGIRACWSYPILSSKGEALGALSLSHTRPSSPRQDQMQLLAAQAQIAALAIEKRRADDALRLLNATLEQRVAQRATQLGQANAQLQEEIAERRRAEGVLQRAKAEAEEANRAKSLFLATMSHEIRTPMNGIVGTLDLLSETVLATEQRRLLTTARESTALLQRILDDILDSARIESGRLSLEMAVFSPRAAVRGVVETAAAQAARQGVAVHLDVDDRVPDRVLGDEGRLRQVLFNLIANAIKFSAGAATPGRVAVRCELIERHSQGLRLRWLVEDNGIGISEAAQAQLFQPFSQGDGATTRRYGGTGLGLSIAKRLVELMQGSIRVLSSPGHGCRMEVETAFQEAAAPDAASGPAPARNLWAGHGQRVLVAEDNDVNQQVLVQQLQMLGLQADVAADGRKAFTRWREAQASVPYALLLTDCHMPEWDGFQLAAAIRGAEAGGARHLPIVAVTASAMSGEAEKCRQAGMDDYLAKPFDLAHLRQVLAKWLGA; encoded by the coding sequence ATGAAGCGGCTGGTCGGGTCAGGTTCAGGGTCAGGATGGGTCTGGCGGGTGGGCCGGGCGCTGGCGGTGGCTGGCCTTGGCTTGATGCTGGGTTTGGGCCAGATGCAGGCTCAGCCCGCGTCAGCACCGCCGGTTCAGCCGGGTGCGGAGTCTGAGCGTGTACTGGTGGTCGGCAGCGAGATCGACTACCCGCCGTTTGCACTGGGGCAGGTGGATGGCGTGCCCGACGGCTTCACGGTGGAGTTGTGGCGCGCCGTGGCCGAGCAGATGGGCCTGCGCTATCGCTTTCGGGTGCGGCCTTTTGACGAGCTGCTCGGCGAGTTCCGGGCCGGCAAGGTCGACGTGATGATCAATCTGGCGCAAAGCCAGAAGCGCGAGCAGTTCGCCACCTTCACCGCGCCCCATGTGGTGTCCTACGGCGCGGTGTTTGCGCGCAAGGGCCAGCTGCGCTTTGACAGCGAAGAGCAGCTCAAGTCGCGCGAGATCATCGTCATCAACGCCGACCTCCCGCATGACCATGCGCTGGCCCAGGGCTATCAACGCCTGACCACGGTGCGCGATGTGGCCGAGGGCATGCGGCTGTTGGCCAGCGGGAAGCACGATGGCATGTTGGTCAGCCGCCTGGTGGGCCTGCAGGCCCTGAAGCTGGGCAATATCCAGGGTATTGAGGCTGTGGGGCCCCCCATCAAGGGCGTGGTGCAGCGCTTTGCCTTTGCCGTGCGCATTGGCGATGCGGAACTGCTGGCGCAACTGAACGAGGGTCTGGCGCTGGCGCACACCAATCAGACGCGGGCAAGGCTTTATGAGAAGTGGTTTGGCGACATTGACCCGCGCACCCTGACGCTGCGGGAGCGTCTTTCGGTTTGGCTGCCGGCTGCGCTGGCGGTGGCATTGGCCGTGGCGGCGGTGTTCTATCAGCGCCGGGTGATGCGACGGGCAGCCGCCAGTGCGGCTTTGCTGCAGGAGCGCGAGCAGCGCCTGGCCCAGGCCCAGCGCATCGCCCATCTGGGCAACTGGACCTGGGCAGTGGAAGGTGGCGCATTGCAAGCCTCCGATGAGCTGACCCGCATCCTGGGCCAAGACCTGGGTTGGGCGCCCAAAGGCCTGGAGGGCCTGCTGGAGGCGACGGCTCCGGCCGACCGGCCTGCTCTGGAAGTTGCGCTGCAACAGGTGCGTGAAGGCGATGGCCTGGTGATGCTGGAGCACCGCGTGTTGCGGCCCGATGGCGCCCAGCGCTACGTTCAGCACCGGCTGCAGGCCGAGCGCAGCGCGCAGATGCAATTGCTGCGTTTGCAGGGCACGGTGCTGGATGTCACGGATCGCCATCTGGCCGAAAGCCTGGTGCGTGGGCAGCGGCGCGCCTTGGAGTTGGTGGTGGGGGATGCTCCGCTGGGCGACGTGCTGAGTGCCGTGGTGGAAGGCCTTGAAGCGCAAATGCCTGGGGCCATGGGCGGGGTGTTGTTGGTGGATGCCGAGGGTGAGGTGCTGACCGGCGGTCCGGCGCCCAATCTGCCGCCGGCCTACCGTGAGGGCCTGGAAGGTTTGCGGATCGGGCCGCGCTCCGGTTCCTGCGGCACGGCCTGTCATCGGCGTGAGCCGGTGATCGTGGAAGACATCGCCGTGGATCCGCTGTGGAGCGACTTCCGCGACTTTGCGGCCAAGTACGGCATCCGTGCCTGCTGGTCCTACCCCATCCTGAGCAGCAAAGGTGAGGCCTTGGGGGCGCTCTCCCTGAGCCACACTCGGCCCAGCTCACCGCGCCAGGATCAGATGCAGTTGCTGGCTGCCCAAGCGCAGATTGCCGCCCTGGCCATTGAGAAGCGACGCGCCGATGACGCGCTGCGCCTGCTCAACGCCACCTTGGAGCAGCGTGTGGCCCAGCGGGCCACCCAACTGGGCCAGGCCAACGCGCAATTGCAGGAGGAGATCGCCGAGCGCCGCCGCGCTGAAGGCGTGCTGCAGCGCGCCAAGGCCGAGGCCGAGGAGGCCAACCGCGCCAAGTCCTTGTTCCTGGCCACCATGAGCCACGAGATTCGCACGCCGATGAATGGCATCGTTGGCACCCTGGATCTGCTGAGTGAGACCGTGCTGGCGACCGAGCAGCGGCGCCTGCTGACGACGGCCCGTGAGTCCACCGCCCTGTTGCAGCGCATCCTGGATGACATCCTGGACAGTGCGCGCATCGAGTCCGGTCGTCTGAGTCTGGAGATGGCCGTCTTCTCGCCTCGGGCCGCGGTGCGCGGGGTGGTCGAGACCGCCGCCGCGCAGGCAGCGCGTCAGGGGGTGGCTGTCCATCTGGATGTGGACGATCGGGTTCCCGATCGGGTGCTGGGTGACGAGGGGCGCTTGCGCCAGGTGCTTTTCAATCTGATCGCCAATGCCATCAAGTTCAGCGCAGGCGCAGCCACACCGGGGCGGGTGGCGGTGCGCTGCGAACTGATCGAGCGCCACTCGCAGGGGCTGCGTCTGCGCTGGTTGGTGGAGGACAACGGGATCGGCATCAGTGAAGCGGCCCAGGCCCAGTTGTTCCAGCCCTTCAGTCAGGGCGATGGCGCCACCACCCGCCGCTACGGGGGGACTGGCCTGGGCCTGTCGATCGCCAAGCGCCTGGTGGAGCTGATGCAGGGCAGTATTCGCGTGCTCAGCAGTCCGGGCCATGGCTGCCGCATGGAGGTGGAGACGGCCTTCCAGGAGGCGGCTGCGCCGGATGCCGCGAGCGGTCCTGCCCCGGCCCGAAACCTATGGGCAGGGCATGGTCAGCGTGTGTTGGTGGCGGAGGACAACGACGTGAACCAACAGGTGCTGGTGCAGCAGTTGCAGATGCTCGGCTTGCAGGCTGATGTGGCGGCCGATGGCCGCAAGGCCTTCACGCGCTGGCGCGAGGCCCAGGCGAGTGTGCCCTACGCGCTGCTGCTCACCGATTGCCATATGCCCGAATGGGATGGCTTTCAACTGGCGGCGGCCATTCGTGGGGCCGAGGCGGGCGGTGCCCGCCATCTGCCCATCGTGGCCGTTACGGCCAGCGCCATGTCCGGTGAGGCGGAGAAATGCCGGCAGGCCGGCATGGATGACTACCTGGCCAAGCCCTTCGACCTGGCCCACTTGCGCCAGGTGCTGGCCAAGTGGCTGGGAGCCTGA
- a CDS encoding prolyl oligopeptidase family serine peptidase: MSPALFRQACCGLLALSLAALALPTPAQTAPFSLEQLYRAQPFRGQAAREAAFSHSGRYLAYLWNPLGEPGSDLYVHDIRSGQTQRLSSPALMAAVDSPEELQRFARKREQRDREWAERQAREEAQAAYLRGEAVDLAQWERRALETLKQEQALKKQRDEAQKAADKLEAEREKQAMAELAARRAGKPLPTAPAPAASATAPASAASAPQPPQREDWEWRDELKKHQAKHRLKPTDLYPGVTQFVWAQKGDELVFQYRGQLLRWRAGRPQAEALLLTPRNLRVLAYTPDDQGLVFQDETRVMRARFDSLRVEMLNRELVHPDEAERKYRIEATSLSENGAWMALVARAPLGEEGKPPPKPGRQVEIMGYGERFASARKVDREVSDDKRLVAPMALYIRKLPPPGGAPLPQTEPVFSHPGGDVWFELSPVAWSRDGRHYSFATWEREKELLRVYLGRADEQARPEVVIERRGDVGHELVNVLRPRFSPDGKTLVTVLDDHGWRQPYALDLASRQLRPLLKPGFEAHRLLGFSPDSRQLYLLANADDAAAMNAYRLNLADGSLQALGQAPDYHRNAAVSFDGQSLAAVAGHWAQRPELKLLRPGQPARVLTQSHDPAWSALDRLRPERFHYSNRHGDRIAAYVFKPPGWQPSDRRPAVVYTYGGPLNDNNNVETDDMHNSAYLFGLYMAQQHGYVMVTVDTRGHSNYGRRFASANWEAPGQAQSEDLADLLPLLAEQFGVDRQRIGLHGWSFGGFQTQYTLYTQPELFAAGIAGAGPTEWENYNSWYSGRTIGKVDRSKPNLRKFSLLPLAPGLKRPLLLIHGMQDANVLYQDTVNVYRALLESGKEALVDLFLDPDGEHGLDGAIKPVGRHRKMEAFWLQKLGPAKK; this comes from the coding sequence ATGTCCCCTGCCCTTTTCCGCCAGGCCTGCTGCGGCCTGCTGGCGCTGTCGCTTGCCGCGCTGGCCTTGCCAACTCCGGCCCAGACCGCCCCCTTCAGCCTGGAACAGCTCTATCGCGCCCAGCCCTTTCGGGGTCAGGCAGCACGCGAGGCGGCCTTCAGCCACAGCGGCCGCTACCTGGCCTATCTGTGGAACCCGCTGGGCGAGCCAGGCAGCGATCTGTATGTCCACGACATCCGCAGCGGCCAGACCCAACGCCTGAGTTCGCCGGCCCTGATGGCCGCTGTGGACAGCCCCGAGGAACTGCAGCGCTTTGCGCGCAAGCGCGAGCAGCGCGACCGCGAATGGGCCGAACGCCAGGCACGCGAGGAAGCTCAGGCCGCCTATCTGCGTGGCGAGGCCGTGGACCTGGCCCAGTGGGAACGCCGCGCCCTCGAAACCCTCAAGCAGGAACAGGCGCTGAAGAAGCAGCGTGACGAGGCCCAAAAGGCGGCCGACAAGCTGGAGGCCGAGCGCGAAAAGCAGGCCATGGCCGAGCTGGCCGCGCGGCGCGCCGGCAAGCCCTTGCCCACCGCCCCCGCCCCCGCCGCCAGCGCGACGGCGCCGGCCTCGGCCGCGAGCGCGCCCCAGCCACCGCAACGCGAGGACTGGGAATGGCGCGATGAACTGAAGAAGCATCAGGCCAAGCACCGCCTCAAACCCACCGACCTTTATCCGGGCGTCACCCAGTTCGTCTGGGCCCAGAAGGGCGACGAGCTGGTGTTCCAGTACCGAGGCCAGTTGCTGCGCTGGCGCGCCGGCCGGCCCCAGGCAGAAGCCCTGTTGCTGACCCCGCGCAATCTGCGCGTCCTGGCCTACACCCCGGACGACCAGGGTCTGGTGTTCCAGGATGAGACCCGGGTGATGCGCGCCCGCTTCGACAGCCTGCGGGTGGAGATGCTGAACCGCGAGTTGGTGCACCCCGACGAGGCCGAGCGCAAGTACCGCATCGAGGCCACCAGCCTGAGCGAGAACGGCGCGTGGATGGCGCTGGTCGCCCGCGCCCCGCTGGGCGAGGAAGGCAAGCCGCCTCCGAAGCCGGGCCGGCAGGTCGAGATCATGGGCTATGGCGAACGCTTCGCCAGCGCGCGCAAGGTCGACCGCGAGGTCTCGGACGACAAGCGCCTGGTGGCGCCGATGGCCCTCTACATCCGCAAACTCCCGCCCCCGGGTGGCGCCCCCCTGCCCCAGACCGAGCCGGTGTTCAGCCATCCGGGAGGCGATGTCTGGTTCGAGCTCAGCCCCGTGGCCTGGAGCCGCGACGGCCGTCACTACAGCTTTGCCACCTGGGAACGCGAAAAGGAGCTGCTGCGCGTCTATCTGGGTCGCGCCGACGAACAGGCTCGCCCCGAGGTGGTGATCGAACGGCGCGGCGATGTCGGCCACGAACTGGTGAATGTGCTGCGCCCACGATTCAGCCCCGATGGCAAGACCCTGGTGACCGTGCTGGACGACCATGGCTGGCGCCAACCCTATGCCCTGGACCTGGCCAGCCGTCAACTGCGCCCCTTGCTAAAGCCTGGCTTCGAGGCCCACCGCCTGCTGGGCTTCAGCCCCGACAGTCGGCAGCTCTATCTGCTGGCCAATGCCGACGATGCCGCCGCGATGAATGCCTACCGCCTGAACCTGGCCGACGGCAGCCTACAGGCCCTGGGCCAGGCCCCGGACTACCACCGCAATGCGGCCGTCTCGTTTGACGGGCAGAGCCTGGCCGCCGTTGCCGGCCACTGGGCGCAACGGCCCGAACTCAAGCTGCTGCGTCCGGGTCAGCCGGCGCGCGTGCTCACGCAAAGCCACGACCCGGCCTGGTCGGCCCTCGACCGCCTGCGGCCCGAGCGCTTTCACTACAGCAACCGCCACGGCGACCGCATCGCCGCCTATGTCTTCAAGCCCCCCGGCTGGCAGCCCAGCGACCGCCGCCCCGCCGTGGTCTACACCTATGGCGGCCCGCTGAACGACAACAACAACGTCGAGACCGACGACATGCACAACAGCGCCTATCTGTTCGGCCTCTATATGGCCCAGCAGCATGGTTATGTGATGGTGACGGTGGACACGCGCGGCCACTCCAACTACGGGCGCCGCTTTGCCAGTGCCAACTGGGAGGCTCCGGGCCAGGCACAGAGCGAGGACCTGGCCGATCTACTGCCGCTGCTGGCCGAGCAATTCGGCGTGGACCGCCAGCGCATCGGCCTGCACGGCTGGAGCTTTGGCGGCTTCCAGACCCAGTACACGCTCTACACCCAGCCCGAGCTGTTCGCCGCCGGCATCGCCGGCGCCGGCCCGACCGAATGGGAGAACTACAACAGCTGGTACAGCGGCCGCACCATCGGCAAGGTGGATCGCAGCAAGCCCAATCTGCGCAAGTTCTCGCTGCTGCCCCTGGCGCCCGGACTCAAGCGCCCCCTGCTGCTGATCCACGGCATGCAGGATGCCAATGTGCTCTATCAGGACACGGTCAATGTCTACCGTGCGCTGCTGGAATCCGGCAAGGAAGCCCTGGTCGACCTGTTCCTGGACCCAGACGGCGAGCACGGGCTGGACGGCGCCATCAAGCCCGTGGGCCGACATCGCAAGATGGAGGCCTTCTGGCTCCAGAAGCTTGGGCCCGCAAAAAAATAG
- a CDS encoding iron-containing alcohol dehydrogenase: MILDLIPDAARAAGLGTLMKGAGKVTRYIPIPQPTLLVGPGSIRRLGELIAGFGHRKLLIVTDAMIVKLGLLKGLTDALDTAGTEYAVFDQITPDAPIPLIERGLAFYRDQDCDALVAVGGGSSMDAAKAIACAAANPKPLRRLAGYLKGRHHPAILYAVPTTAGTGSEVTVAAVISDPERKDKIVIVDPRLVPRVAALDPELMTGLPPAITAATGIDALTHAVEAFVGRWATPYTDGLALAAVGLIFANLRTCYAKGKDLAAREKMALASTYAGMAFTRANVGYVHAIAHQFGGRYHTPHGLANAMLLPLVMRFSAPDIVPRLAKLAVAARLGEMHERDDDLAERFLEAIEQLNRDLAIPTQLDALREEDIADIARGARAEADSGYPVPRYMTQEVCEGLIRHLLPKAPAKPAKATRAQAAPKKKTP, translated from the coding sequence GTGATCCTCGATTTGATTCCCGATGCCGCCCGCGCGGCCGGCCTGGGCACCTTGATGAAGGGCGCAGGCAAGGTCACGCGCTACATCCCCATCCCCCAACCCACGCTGCTGGTGGGGCCCGGTTCCATCAGGCGACTGGGCGAGCTGATCGCCGGCTTCGGGCACCGCAAGCTGCTGATCGTGACCGACGCCATGATCGTCAAGCTGGGCTTGCTCAAGGGCCTGACCGACGCACTGGACACCGCCGGCACGGAGTACGCGGTGTTCGACCAGATCACCCCCGACGCACCCATCCCGCTGATTGAACGCGGTCTGGCCTTCTACCGCGACCAGGACTGCGACGCCCTGGTGGCCGTGGGCGGGGGCTCCAGCATGGACGCGGCCAAGGCCATTGCCTGCGCGGCCGCCAACCCCAAGCCCCTGCGCCGGCTGGCCGGGTATCTGAAGGGTCGCCACCATCCGGCCATCCTGTACGCAGTGCCCACCACGGCCGGTACCGGCTCCGAGGTGACGGTGGCCGCGGTGATCTCCGACCCCGAACGCAAGGACAAGATCGTCATCGTCGACCCGCGCCTGGTGCCGCGCGTGGCGGCACTGGACCCCGAGCTGATGACCGGCCTGCCGCCGGCCATCACCGCCGCCACCGGCATCGATGCGCTCACCCATGCCGTCGAGGCCTTTGTGGGCCGCTGGGCCACGCCCTATACCGATGGCCTGGCGCTGGCGGCCGTGGGCCTGATCTTTGCCAATCTGCGCACCTGCTACGCCAAAGGCAAGGACCTGGCAGCGCGCGAGAAGATGGCCCTGGCCAGTACCTATGCCGGCATGGCCTTCACCCGAGCCAATGTCGGCTATGTGCATGCCATCGCCCACCAGTTCGGGGGTCGCTATCACACGCCCCACGGACTGGCCAACGCGATGCTGCTGCCCCTCGTAATGCGCTTCTCAGCGCCGGACATCGTTCCGCGCCTGGCCAAGCTGGCGGTGGCCGCCCGCCTGGGCGAGATGCATGAGCGCGACGACGATCTGGCGGAACGCTTCCTGGAGGCCATCGAGCAACTCAATCGCGATCTGGCCATTCCCACCCAGTTGGACGCCCTGCGCGAAGAGGACATTGCCGACATCGCCCGCGGCGCCCGCGCCGAAGCCGACAGCGGCTACCCCGTGCCCCGCTACATGACGCAAGAGGTCTGCGAAGGCCTGATTCGACATCTGCTGCCCAAAGCCCCAGCGAAGCCTGCAAAGGCGACGCGGGCCCAAGCCGCCCCCAAGAAGAAAACCCCCTGA
- a CDS encoding dehydrogenase, which produces MKKVVTVTLGSSQQDFEFQTQFLGHKFSVQRLGADDDTTQAWELMRRHQATADAIGLGEIGDHYQVGLRTVVNKETKRLLNVVTRVPATTGATLRRLLQVRAVRHVQHQLGSYFNNNIVLFLSGMRNYDMAVALSDYTQNLNFADALFQTGAPAMLTSLEQLELFAKGMRWAMPGKPRELLEASLSGLKKRKVMAEVERAHLIVGTYAELRAVGTAENLAGKTVITSAVDDERLKFFKQCKVNLVIDVSPKLFDQVVGINVIEAMILAALGKAPEEVSDDDFSEILDELKITPRLLHPTGKFRNIRRFAFVIHPLSQEFIKKGLPIPKGTPKFVMDKVETLAAHMPPMVYCKMENIVSPCGSEAEGWLISVGGTPKEMLARSPEFTYRRLLQAAKMAEKLGAQIMGLGAFTKVVGDAGITVARRASIPITTGNSYSASGALWAAADAMRRMGLVELKKGQKRVPAKTMVIGASGSIGSVSARLLAMAFDEVVIAGRDMKKLEELKKSILKDTPDAKVVCSIDYDSLLADMDMIVTSTSGAGKKILDITKVKPGCVITDVARPLDLPPEEVAKRPDVLVIESGEIELPTKVRGMKSIGLPNNVIYACLAETIVLALEGRFEVFTIGRDTEWEKVKEIYKLGIKHGMKLAAISGVNGVFTDKDIAKVVTLAKKARLTWNGASSSDVSAAKPATKPAAKKRAAPATKAPVKAAVPAKKRAPATAK; this is translated from the coding sequence ATGAAAAAGGTTGTGACCGTCACCCTCGGCTCCTCGCAGCAGGATTTCGAATTCCAGACCCAGTTCCTGGGCCACAAATTCAGCGTGCAGCGCCTGGGCGCCGACGACGACACCACCCAGGCCTGGGAGCTGATGCGCCGCCACCAGGCCACCGCCGACGCCATCGGTCTGGGCGAAATCGGCGACCACTACCAGGTGGGCCTGCGCACCGTGGTGAACAAGGAAACCAAGCGCCTGCTCAATGTGGTGACGCGCGTGCCCGCCACCACCGGGGCCACCCTGCGCCGCCTGCTACAGGTGCGTGCGGTGCGCCATGTGCAGCACCAGCTGGGCAGCTACTTCAACAACAACATCGTGTTGTTCCTCTCGGGCATGCGCAATTACGACATGGCCGTGGCGCTGAGTGATTACACGCAGAACCTGAATTTCGCCGACGCCCTCTTTCAGACCGGCGCCCCGGCGATGCTGACCTCGCTGGAACAGCTGGAGCTCTTTGCCAAGGGCATGCGCTGGGCCATGCCGGGCAAACCGCGCGAGCTGCTCGAAGCTTCGCTCTCCGGGCTGAAGAAGCGCAAGGTGATGGCCGAGGTCGAGCGCGCCCACCTGATCGTCGGCACCTATGCCGAACTGCGCGCCGTGGGCACGGCCGAAAACTTGGCCGGCAAGACCGTCATCACCTCGGCGGTGGACGACGAGCGCCTGAAGTTCTTCAAGCAATGCAAGGTCAACCTCGTCATCGACGTCAGCCCCAAGCTGTTTGACCAGGTGGTGGGCATCAACGTCATCGAGGCCATGATCCTGGCCGCGCTGGGCAAGGCGCCTGAAGAAGTCTCGGACGACGACTTCAGCGAGATCCTGGACGAGCTCAAGATCACGCCGCGCCTGCTGCATCCCACCGGCAAGTTCCGCAACATCCGCCGCTTCGCGTTCGTGATCCATCCGCTGAGCCAGGAGTTCATCAAGAAGGGCCTGCCCATCCCCAAGGGCACGCCCAAGTTCGTGATGGACAAGGTCGAGACCCTGGCCGCGCACATGCCGCCCATGGTCTATTGCAAGATGGAAAACATCGTCAGCCCCTGCGGCTCCGAGGCCGAGGGCTGGCTGATCAGCGTGGGCGGCACGCCCAAAGAGATGCTGGCCCGCAGCCCCGAGTTCACCTACCGCCGCCTGCTGCAGGCCGCCAAGATGGCCGAGAAACTGGGCGCACAGATCATGGGCCTGGGCGCCTTCACCAAGGTGGTGGGCGACGCCGGCATCACCGTGGCGCGGCGGGCCTCCATCCCTATCACCACCGGCAACAGCTACTCGGCCTCGGGCGCGCTGTGGGCGGCCGCCGACGCCATGCGTCGCATGGGTCTGGTGGAGCTGAAGAAGGGCCAAAAGCGCGTGCCCGCCAAGACCATGGTGATCGGCGCCTCGGGCTCGATCGGCTCGGTCTCGGCCCGCCTGCTGGCCATGGCCTTTGACGAGGTGGTGATCGCCGGCCGCGACATGAAGAAGCTCGAGGAGCTCAAGAAGAGCATCCTCAAGGACACCCCGGACGCCAAGGTGGTGTGCTCGATCGACTACGACTCGCTGTTGGCCGACATGGACATGATCGTCACGTCCACGAGCGGAGCCGGCAAGAAGATCCTGGACATCACCAAGGTCAAGCCCGGCTGCGTGATCACCGATGTGGCCCGTCCGCTGGATCTGCCGCCCGAGGAAGTGGCCAAGCGCCCAGACGTCCTCGTTATTGAGAGTGGGGAGATCGAGTTGCCCACCAAGGTGCGCGGCATGAAGAGCATCGGCCTGCCGAACAACGTGATCTACGCCTGCCTGGCCGAAACCATCGTGCTGGCCCTGGAGGGCCGCTTCGAGGTATTCACCATCGGTCGCGACACCGAGTGGGAAAAGGTCAAGGAGATCTACAAGCTGGGCATCAAGCACGGCATGAAGCTGGCCGCGATCTCGGGCGTGAACGGTGTCTTCACCGACAAGGACATCGCCAAGGTGGTGACCCTGGCCAAGAAGGCGCGACTGACCTGGAATGGCGCCTCCTCGTCGGACGTCTCTGCGGCCAAACCCGCCACCAAGCCCGCCGCAAAAAAACGGGCGGCGCCGGCGACGAAGGCACCCGTGAAGGCCGCAGTCCCCGCCAAGAAACGGGCGCCCGCCACGGCGAAGTAA
- a CDS encoding GNAT family N-acetyltransferase — protein sequence MHIQFESPNQPEVLTLIAELDAYQDSLYPAEARYALDLSSLVQENVLFAVARDVQGVAVGCAALVLANEEGELKRMFVSEGHRAQGTAAQLMAALESEAVVRGCRLIQLETGPYQPAALAFYRRQGFEACAAFGDYPEHPLSVFMCKSLAPA from the coding sequence ATGCACATTCAATTCGAGTCCCCCAACCAGCCCGAGGTCCTGACCCTCATTGCGGAACTGGACGCCTATCAAGACAGCCTCTATCCGGCTGAGGCGCGCTACGCCTTGGACCTCAGCAGCCTGGTGCAGGAAAACGTCCTTTTTGCGGTGGCACGCGATGTACAGGGGGTGGCGGTGGGCTGCGCGGCCCTGGTGCTGGCGAATGAGGAGGGCGAGCTCAAGCGCATGTTCGTGAGCGAGGGCCACCGGGCCCAGGGCACAGCTGCGCAGCTGATGGCCGCGCTGGAGTCAGAAGCTGTGGTCCGGGGGTGTCGCTTGATCCAACTTGAAACCGGCCCCTACCAGCCGGCCGCGTTGGCTTTCTACCGGAGGCAGGGCTTCGAGGCCTGTGCCGCGTTTGGCGACTACCCCGAGCACCCCTTGAGCGTGTTCATGTGCAAGAGCCTGGCGCCCGCTTGA
- the ylqF gene encoding ribosome biogenesis GTPase YlqF encodes MAIQWFPGHMHATRQAIQERMKGGIDVVIEMLDARCPGSSANPLLAAMTDHKPKLKLLNKQDLADPARTALWLAHYNAQSQTRALALDSGQAAPTKALVQACRELAPNRGGMVKPLRVLICGIPNVGKSTLINSLMGKRATKVGDEPGITKVEQKLVLANDCYLFDTPGMLWPRISLPEAGQNLAASGAIGRNAFSEEVVALDLLISLRRDYPALLQARYGLVPAQMADPQVDEEQLLVAIGRKRGAVQSGGRVNLQKAAEVLIYDFRQGVLGRITLETPEEFARWAEAAAVADAAREAKREARAAKRRKGSGLRDPNSGDPEGDAGDEDAEDARELN; translated from the coding sequence ATGGCGATTCAATGGTTCCCCGGGCATATGCATGCCACCCGCCAGGCCATCCAGGAGCGCATGAAGGGGGGCATTGACGTGGTGATCGAGATGCTCGACGCCCGCTGCCCGGGCTCCAGTGCCAATCCGCTGCTGGCGGCCATGACGGATCACAAGCCCAAGCTCAAGCTCTTGAACAAGCAGGACTTGGCGGACCCGGCCCGCACCGCGCTCTGGCTGGCTCACTACAACGCCCAGAGCCAGACCCGCGCTTTGGCGTTGGATAGCGGCCAGGCCGCACCCACCAAGGCCCTGGTGCAGGCTTGTCGCGAGCTGGCGCCCAATCGCGGCGGCATGGTCAAGCCGCTGCGGGTGCTGATCTGCGGCATCCCCAATGTGGGCAAGTCCACCTTGATCAACAGCTTGATGGGCAAGCGTGCGACGAAAGTGGGCGACGAGCCCGGCATCACCAAGGTTGAACAAAAGCTGGTGCTGGCCAATGACTGCTATTTGTTCGACACCCCCGGCATGCTGTGGCCGCGCATCAGCCTGCCTGAGGCCGGCCAGAACCTGGCCGCCAGCGGTGCCATTGGCCGCAATGCGTTCAGCGAAGAGGTGGTGGCGCTTGACCTCTTGATCAGCCTGCGGCGCGACTACCCGGCCCTACTGCAAGCCCGCTATGGCCTGGTCCCGGCGCAGATGGCCGACCCGCAGGTGGATGAGGAGCAACTCCTGGTGGCCATCGGCCGCAAGCGCGGCGCTGTGCAGAGCGGCGGGCGGGTCAATCTGCAAAAGGCGGCCGAGGTCTTGATCTACGACTTCCGCCAAGGCGTACTGGGCCGCATCACGCTGGAAACACCCGAGGAGTTCGCCCGCTGGGCCGAAGCCGCTGCGGTGGCCGATGCGGCGCGCGAGGCCAAACGCGAGGCCCGGGCGGCCAAGCGGCGCAAGGGCTCGGGTCTGCGCGATCCGAACAGCGGCGACCCCGAGGGTGATGCGGGCGACGAGGACGCAGAGGACGCGCGAGAGTTGAACTGA